A genomic window from Salvia hispanica cultivar TCC Black 2014 chromosome 5, UniMelb_Shisp_WGS_1.0, whole genome shotgun sequence includes:
- the LOC125188602 gene encoding dicer-like protein 4 isoform X2: MTPELMLHYLAHCFIKMEQIALLIFDECHHAQGDSNHQYAQIMKIFYPVDLVKCPRIFGMTASPKLGKGGSVDGLEAIMHSKVCTIEDKDDVEQFVTSPKSIAYEYGSTEKSLLYPYMVYTTKLEEIKDKCMLALGDTEVDQNTRKLLQKLHSDVIYFLKNLGIRGALQVTYISLAGDNNETAELVDAQYSCSDCDLRKNYLHEVSSILDDCIRGGLEADITCTEVLEEPFFSEKILRLIEILSRFRLQPNMNCIIFVNRIVTARSLSGILQNLKILSSWKCDFLVGIRSGHMSQKHMDIILEKFRSGQLNLLVATKVGEEGLDIHTCSLVIRFDLPETLASFIQSRGRARMPQSEYAFLVDRSNLNEVKLIQQFVKEEALMNLEISCRQSRVQVTNFRERTYKVEATGATISSVMSVPLLHSYCSSLPHDEYSNPKLQFFYHDHPDGNICTLVLPANAPFHQIGSAPQPSKEAAKRDACLKACQALHEVGALTDYLLPEQDVNYEDLDLTDSDNEDCVESQFELHQMLVPAALRVPWGQVDNFCTFSCYYVKFNPIPADRTYRKFGLFVKESLPEEAGNLSFDLCLDKGRTVKTQLIPSGGSTFDKAEIALAETFQKLFLKVLVDRHEFKEKYVSLEDNNVPESNLTTFYLLLPVVEHENERFSVDWTLISRCLSSLIFKHVGSDVKDNVCEVSGYLHLASGSTSFNATLSSLVYLPCKDTFFFVSDILTEKNAYDSYSDSENHVEHYSALYDIHLKYPHQPLLKAKPLFTLKNLLRKKNRSGEWREKEEYVVHLPPELCELKIVGFSKDIGSSLSLLPSIMHRLESFLVANELKEKLSASFPEGAEVTTDRILEAITSEGCNENFSLERLELLGDAFLKFAVGRYLFLKHDALDEGQLTRKRSKLTTNHNLFKLAKLKNLQVYIRDQTLEPCNFFAFGRPCPLTCNKKTEESIHCQFSVKKNGAKFKVRCSKFHHWLRKKTIADVVESLTGAFIVDSGFKAAIAFLNWIGIKVDLSPSQMDAICSMSRAFLPLANLRDVDVIEKFLGHEFTHKGLLIQAFVHPSFNNFGGCYQRLEYLGDAVLDYVVTSYLYTTYPELKPGQLTDLRSMSVSNLSFAYVAGRLSMNKFVICDSSALRESMSKFVNEIGNFSSEAEDIEERTYPKVLGDLVESCVGAIFLDTGFDLNSSWKIVLSLLDPVVNTSRMQFNPLRELIDLCQLYNLDLHFSKVKKNGEFVVEAKVDNAEVSETACASNVSGKTAKKIAAREMIRRLKALGYSSKSKPLKDVVRDSRRLEAKLIGYDEVPSIPKLVEVPSTPKLVEVPLALELHPQDKGCGTDSPAITVYNGSGSTTSSVNARSYLNNICAAKHWSTPVFDCIKETGPHHIKQFVYKVQLQIVGKLNEELECIGEPRLKKKDAAESAAEGALWYLKSKGHIR, translated from the exons GAGGTTCAGTTGATGGTCTCGAGGCAATAATGCACTCAAAG GTGTGTACTATTGAAGATAAGGATGATGTGGAACAATTTGTTACATCCCCTAAATCAATTGCGTACGAGTACGGTTCTACTGAGAAGAGCCTCTTGTACCCTTACATGGTTTACACTACAAAACTTGAGGAGATAAAAGACAAG TGTATGTTGGCACTTGGGGACACCGAGGTTGATCAGAATACCAGGAAGTTGCTCCAAAAGCTGCATTCGGatgtaatatattttctgaaaaatcTTGGAATTCGAGGAGCATTGCAG GTAACATACATTTCTCTAGCTGGTGACAATAATGAGACTGCTGAACTGGTGGATGCGCAATACAGCTGCAGTGATTGTGACTTACGGAAAAATTATTTGCATGAAGTTTCCTCTATCCTAGATGATTGCATTAGAG GTGGCTTGGAAGCTGATATTACTTGTACTGAGGTTTTAGAGGAGCCGTTTTTCTCAGAAAAGATATTACGGCTTATTGAAATACTCTCCAGATTTAG gTTACAGCCAAATATGAACTGCATAATATTTGTCAATAGAATTGTCACTGCAAGATCCCTCTCTGGGATCCTTCAAAATCTAAAGATTTTATCTTCTTGGAAGTGTGATTTCCTCGTAGGAATTCGCTCAGGACACATGTCACAAAAGCATATGGATATCATTCTTGAGAAGTTCCGTTCTGGTCAG CTAAACCTATTGGTTGCTACCAAAGTGGGTGAAGAGGGACTTGATATTCACACCTGTTCTCTTGTAATACGGTTTGATCTTCCAGAGACACTTGCTAGCTTTATACAATCAAGAGGCCGTGCCCGCATGCCCCAGTCTGAGTATGCATTTTTAGTGGACAG GAGCAACCTTAATGAAGTCAAATTAATTCAGCAGTTTGTGAAAGAGGAAGCTCTGATGAACTTAGAAATTTCCTGCCGACAATCTCGTGTGCAAGTAACCAATTTCAGGGAGAGAACCTATAAAGTGGAAGCCACTGGTGCAACTATCAGTTCTGTAATGAGTGTTCCCTTGCTGCATAGCTATTGCTCATCGCTTCCACATGACGA GTATTCCAATCCAAAGCTACAGTTCTTCTACCATGATCATCCAGATGGAAATATTTGCACCTTAGTTCTCCCAGCCAATGCTCCATTTCACCAGATTGGCAGCGCACCACAACCTTCAAAGGAGGCAGCTAAGAGAGATGCATGCCTAAAAGCGTGCCAAGCATTGCATGAAGTTGGAGCACTGACTGATTATCTATTGCCAGAGCAAGATGTTAATTATGAGGATCTGGACTTAACTGATTCTGACAATGAGGATT GTGTGGAATCACAGTTTGAACTCCATCAGATGCTTGTTCCTGCTGCACTCAGAGTACCATGGGGACAAGTGGACAATTTCTGTACTTTTAGTTGCTATTACGTAAAGTTCAATCCTATTCCAGCAGATAGGACATACAGAAAGTTTGGTCTTTTTGTGAAAGAGTCACTTCCAGAAGAGGCTGGTAATTTGAGCTTTGATCTTTGTCTGGATAAGGGTAGAACGGTGAAGACACAGCTTATTCCTTCTGGAGGTTCTACATTTGATAAAGCTGAG ATTGCATTAGCAGAGACATTCCAGAAGCTATTTCTCAAGGTTCTTGTGGACCGGCacgaatttaaagaaaaatatgtgtCTCTAGAAGATAATAATGTCCCCGAGTCTAACTTGACAACCTTCTACCTATTGCTTCCTGTTGTGGAGCACGAGAACGAAAGATTTTCCGTAGACTGGACACTGATAAGTAGATGTTTGTCTTCACTGATTTTCAAACATGTGGGAAGTGATGTGAAAGATAATGTCTGTGAAGTTTCAGGTTACTTGCATCTTGCCAGTGGCTCCACAAGTTTCAATGCTACTTTGAGTAGTTTGGTGTATCTGCCATGCAAAGatacatttttctttgtttcagATATCTTGACAGAGAAAAATGCGTATGATTCATATAGTGACTCAGAAAATCATGTGGAGCACTATTCGGCATT gtaTGATATTCATCTAAAGTATCCACATCAACCTCTTTTAAAAGCAAAACCACTTTTTACCTTGAAGAATTTGCTGAGGAAGAAAAATCGATCAG GAGAATGGCGAGAAAAAGAGGAATATGTTGTCCACTTGCCTCCTGAACTTTGTGAGTTGAAAATTGTTGGTTTTTCTAAAGATATCGGAAGCTCATTGTCCCTATTACCATCAATCATGCACCGACTTGAAAGCTTTCTTGTGGCCAATGAACTGAAGGAAAAGTTAAGCGCTTCATTCCCTGAGGGGGCAGAAGTAACTACGGATAGA ATTCTTGAAGCTATAACGAGTGAAGGATGTAATGAGAACTTTTCTCTTGAAAGGCTGGAATTGCTTGGTGATGCATTTCTCAAGTTCGCAGTTGGTAGATATCTTTTTCTTAAGCATGATGCTCTAGATGAGGGCCAGCTAACAAGAAAGCGGTCAAAACTAACAACcaatcataatttattcaagCTAGCAAAGCTGAAAAATTTACAG GTATATATACGTGATCAAACACTTGAGCCTTgcaatttttttgcatttggtCGTCCTTGCCCACTAACTTGCAATAAGAAGACTGAGGAAAGTATACACTGTCAATTTAGTGTCAAGAAAAATGGGGCCAAATTCAAAGTTAGATGCAGCAAATTTCATCACTGGTTGCGTAAGAAGACAATTGCAGATGTTGTTGAGTCACTCACTGGAGCCTTTATCGTTGATAGTGGCTTCAAGGCAGCAATTGCATTTCTTAATTGGATAGGAATAAAAGTAGATCTTTCACCTTCACAAATGGATGCAATCTGCTCTATGAGTAGGGCCTTTCTGCCTCTTGCGAATTTGCGTGATGTCGATGTAATAGAAAAATTTTTGGGACATGAGTTTACCCACAAAGGGCTGCTCATTCAGGCCTTTGTACATCCGtctttcaataattttggAGGTTGCTATCAG AGACTTGAATATCTTGGCGATGCCGTGTTGGATTATGTGGTCACATCATACCTGTATACGACATATCCAGAATTGAAACCTGGTCAGTTAACTGATTTGAGATCTATGTCAGTGAGCAACCTTTCCTTCGCTTATGTAGCGGGGCGCCTGTCCATGAACAAATTTGTTATATGCGACTCTAGTGCTCTCCGTGAATCAATGAGTAAATTTGTCAATGAAATTGGGAATTTCTCATCTGAGGCAGAGGATATAGAAGAGAGAACTTACCCAAAG GTTCTTGGTGACTTGGTGGAGTCCTGTGTGGGTGCAATATTTCTTGACACGGGGTTTGATTTGAACTCTTCGTGGAAGATTGTGTTGTCTCTCCTTGATCCTGTTGTTAACACTTCCAGGATGCAGTTCAATCCCCTTAGGGAACTTATAGATCTTTGTCAATTATATAACTTGGATTTACATTTTTctaaagtgaagaaaaatggtGAATTCGTGGTTGAAGCTAAAGTTGACAATGCTGAAGTTTCTGAAACTGCTtgtgcatctaatgtaagtgGGAAAACAGCAAAGAAAATTGCTGCAAGAGAAATGATAAGACGTTTGAAG GCACTTGGTTACAGCTCGAAGTCAAAACCACTGAAAGATGTGGTTAGAGATAGTAGGAGGCTGGAAGCAAAGTTGATTGGATACGATGAAGTTCCTTCAATACCTAAATTGGTGGAAGTGCCTTCAACGCCTAAACTGGTGGAAGTGCCTCTTGCACTGGAGCTTCATCCCCAAGACAAAGGATGCGGCACGGATTCTCCTGCTATCACTGTATATAATGGCTCAGGCAGCACTACTTCATCTGTAAATGCGAGGTCTTATCTCAACAACATATGTGCCGCTAAGCACTGGAGCACCCCTGTTTTTGATTGCATCAAAGAAACAGGACCGCACCATATAAAACA GTTTGTGTACAAGGTCCAGCTGCAAATTGTGGGAAAGCTGAACGAAGAGCTTGAGTGTATCGGAGAACCGCggttaaaaaagaaagatgcCGCTGAGAGCGCAGCAGAAGGGGCCCTGTGGTACCTTAAAAGCAAAGGGCATATACGATAG
- the LOC125188603 gene encoding ATPase 8, plasma membrane-type codes for MASGISLEDIRNETADLEKIPVEEVFAALKCTREGLTSAEGETRLHIFGPNKLEEKKDSKFLKFLGFMWNPLSWVMELAAIMAIALANGGGKPPDWQDFVGIMVLLIINSTISFIEENNAGNAASALMAGLAPKCKVLRDGKWCEHDASILVPGDLISVKLGDIIPADARLLEGDPLKIDQSALTGESLPVTRHPGDEVFSGSTCKQGEIEAVVIATGVHTFFGKAAHLVDSTNNVGHFQKVLTAIGNFCICSIGVGMIIEIIVMFPIQQRKYRDGIDNLLVLLIGGIPIAMPTVLSVTMAIGSHRLSEQGAITKRMTAIEEMAGMDVLCSDKTGTLTLNKLTVDKALIEVFPKKMSPDTLMLHAARASRVENQDAIDASIVNTLADPKEARAGITEVHFLPFNPVQKRTAITYYDSNGDWHRSSKGAPEQIIELCGLKGETLKKAQEIIDNFANRGLRALGVARQTISEKSKESSGEPWEFVGLLPLFDPPRHDSAETIRRALELGVNVKMITGDQLAIGKETGRRLGMGTNMYPSSSLLGQSKDESIASIPIEELIEKADGFAGVFPEHKYEIVKKLQERKHICGMTGDGVNDAPALKKADIGIAVADATDAARSASDIVLTEPGLSVIVSAVLTSRAIFQRMKNYTIYAVSITIRIVLGFMLIALIWKFDFSPFMVLIIAILNDGTIMTIAKDKVKPSPMPDSWKLNEIFATGIVLGTYMAVMTAIFFYLAADTDYLSAIFKVKSLRESPDELTAALYLQVSIISQALIFVTRSRSWSFVERPGLLLVFAFFAAQLVATVIAVYANWEFARIKGIGWGWAGVIWIYSIITYFPLDILKFIIGLALSGKAWDSMIQNKTAFTTKKDYGKGEREAQWAVAQRTLRGLSTASDSDKDHIEISAIAEQARRRAEVARLREIHTLKGHVESMVKLKGLDIETIQQHYTV; via the exons atGGCTTCCGGCATTTCCTTAGAAGATATAAGAAATGAAACAGCTGATCTT GAGAAGATCCCCGTTGAGGAAGTGTTCGCAGCGTTGAAATGCACAAGGGAGGGATTGACCTCAGCCGAGGGCGAAACGCGCCTCCATATTTTCGGGCCTAATAAGCtggaggagaagaaggatagcaaGTTCCTCAAATTTTTAGGCTTCATGTGGAATCCTCTTTCTTGGGTGATGGAGCTTGCTGCTATCATGGCTATTGCTTTGGCAAACGGAGGC GGGAAGCCTCCGGACTGGCAGGACTTTGTTGGGATTATGGTGCTTCTCATCATCAACTCGACCATCAGTTTCATCGAGGAGAACAATGCTGGAAACGCTGCCTCCGCTCTCATGGCTGGCCTTGCCCCGAAATGCAAGGTCTTGAGAGACGGAAAGTGGTGCGAGCATGATGCCTCTATCCTTGTTCCGGGAGACTTGATCAGTGTCAAGCTTGGTGATATTATTCCGGCTGATGCTCGTCTCTTGGAGGGAGATCCTTTAAAAATCGATCAGTCGGCCCTCACCGGTGAGTCCCTCCCTGTGACCAGGCACCCCGGTGATGAGGTCTTCTCCGGGTCCACCTGCAAGCAAGGCGAGATTGAGGCGGTTGTCATTGCAACTGGAGTTCACACCTTCTTTGGAAAGGCTGCTCATCTTGTTGATAGCACCAACAATGTGGGACACTTCCAGAAG GTGTTGACGGCTATTGGCAACTTCTGCATCTGCTCAATCGGTGTGGGAATGATCATTGAGATTATTGTGATGTTCCCCATCCAGCAGAGGAAGTACAGAGACGGGATCGACAACCTGCTCGTGCTGCTGATTGGAGGGATTCCGATTGCCATGCCAACCGTGCTGTCTGTGACCATGGCTATCGGGTCCCACAGGCTCTCGGAGCAAGGGGCCATCACCAAGAGGATGACGGCCATTGAGGAAATGGCCGGCATGGATGTTCTCTGCAGTGACAAGACGGGAACGCTCACGCTCAACAAGCTCACCGTTGACAAGGCTCTGATTGAGGTGTTCCCCAAGAAGATGAGTCCGGATACTCTCATGTTGCACGCGGCCCGGGCTTCTAGGGTGGAGAACCAGGACGCCATCGATGCTTCGATTGTCAACACGCTCGCTGACCCTAAGGAGGCGAGAGCCGGGATCACTGAAGTGCATTTCTTGCCATTTAATCCTGTCCAAAAGCGCACTGCAATCACCTATTATGACTCTAATGGAGATTGGCACAGATCTAGCAAGGGTGCTCCCGAGCAA ATTATTGAGCTCTGTGGCCTCAAAGGGGAAACCTTGAAGAAGGCACAAGAGATCATTGACAACTTTGCCAACCGCGGCCTTCGTGCTCTTGGCGTTGCACGACAG ACAATCTCGGAGAAATCGAAGGAGAGCAGCGGTGAGCCATGGGAATTTGTGGGACTGCTGCCTCTGTTTGATCCTCCGAGACATGACAGCGCAGAGACCATCAGGAGAGCCCTGGAGCTGGGCGTCAACGTCAAGATGATCACGGGCGATCAGCTTGCCATCGGTAAGGAGACCGGGCGGAGGCTAGGCATGGGCACCAACATGTACCCATCTTCATCCCTTCTTGGACAGAGTAAGGATGAGTCCATTGCTTCCATTCCCATTGAGGAACTCATCGAGAAAGCCGATGGATTCGCTGGAGTTTTCCCAG AACACAAATACGAGATCGTGAAGAAACTGCAAGAGAGAAAACACATATGCGGCATGACTGGGGATGGAGTGAACGATGCCCCGGCCCTGAAGAAGGCCGACATCGGCATTGCGGTTGCTGACGCAACAGATGCTGCGAGGAGCGCATCGGACATCGTGCTGACGGAGCCGGGTCTGAGCGTGATCGTGAGCGCAGTGCTGACGAGCCGCGCCATCTTCCAGAGGATGAAGAACTACACCATCTACGCAGTTTCAATCACCATCCGTATCGTTCTAGGATTCATGCTGATCGCCCTGATCTGGAAGTTCGACTTCTCGCCCTTCATGGTTCTCATCATCGCCATCCTCAACGACGGAACCATCATGACCATCGCCAAGGACAAAGTCAAGCCGTCTCCCATGCCCGACTCATGGAAGCTCAATGAGATTTTCGCCACCGGCATTGTTCTTGGGACTTACATGGCTGTCATGACCGCCATCTTCTTCTACCTCGCAGCTGATACCGACTATCTCTCT GCGATTTTCAAAGTGAAGTCTTTGAGGGAAAGTCCAGATGAGCTTACAGCTGCTCTCTATCTTCAAGTGAGCATCATCAGTCAAGCACTCATCTTCGTGACGAGGTCACGAAGCTGGTCTTTCGTCGAACGCCCCGGTCTCTTGCTTGTTTTTGCTTTCTTCGCAGCACAGTTG GTGGCCACGGTGATTGCTGTTTATGCCAACTGGGAATTTGCAAGAATCAAAGGCATTGGATGGGGGTGGGCTGGAGTGATCTGGATCTACAGCATCATCACTTATTTCCCACTCGACATCCTCAAATTCATCATTGGCCTTGCATTGTCCGGCAAAGCTTGGGATTCCATGATTCAGAATAAAACCGCTTTCACTACCAAGAAGGACTATGGCAAGGGAGAGAGGGAGGCGCAATGGGCCGTGGCTCAACGTACTCTCCGTGGCTTGTCGACTGCATCAGACAGCGACAAGGATCACATCGAGATATCTGCAATTGCAGAGCAGGCAAGGAGAAGAGCTGAAGTTGCAAG GCTGAGGGAAATCCACACTCTCAAGGGACATGTTGAATCAATGGTGAAGCTCAAGGGATTGGACATCGAAACCATCCAGCAACACTATACTGTGTGA